TTTCTTTTAAGAACTCACCCGCATAACGAATCTCATCTGAGGCGGCAAGAGCGTCGTAGATCTCGTCGCCGCCCTTGAGATTCCAGTCGTCGGCAGGAATCACGCCGCTGTGAGCGACGGGATAAAGTATGCCCTCCCGATCGTGCATACCGGCAAAGATGACGACCGTGCGCGCTCCGATCTGACCGAGAATGGAATAAAGCGCCGTATCCCAGAACTCCTCGGCATCGTCGATGGAATGCAGCTCACGGTTCAATTCAAAGAGAGAGAGATAGTTATCAATGCGTTTCTGAGATCCGATATGCGTCTCGACGGGCGTCGTCATGATCTCTTCGTCTTCGAAAAGACGCCGTTCCTGTTCGCCTGTCAGTTCCCGGCTTTTCGATTCAGCCTCTCGAGCCGCCTCCTGCTCCCATTGTTCAAATGGGTCCGCCTCGTGGGTATCATCCAGAAGCGCCGGATCATTTTCCTCAGAGCTCCGATCATCAAAAGTGAAGTCCGGAAAATCCGGAAGCTCATCGCTTAACTGTTCACCATGCTCTAACTGATCTTCCTCTATCGTCGAATCAGCTGAAGAGAGAGGACCCTGAAGGTCGGCCAGCTCTTCGGCGGTCAGAGTGATACTTTCGTCTTCGAGATCTTCGTCTTGAACGCTTTCATCCTCGAACAGGTCTGCGTCCGGACTTTCGGCCGTGCCCTGGTCTTCATCAAAGAGCAGCGCCTCGGCCGTTCCTGCATCGATTTCAGGGGCCGGCTCGGGAAGGGCGCCGAATTCAGGGGATTCGGGAAGATCCTGGAAATCATCGACCGATGAAATTTCGTCGCTATCCAGAGAAAACGAGGGTCCTTCGGAGTCGCGCAGTTTCTGTGCACGCTGAAAAAGCCCGCGCCCGATGGACTCTTCGCGCAGTCGTCGAGCCCGTTCAAAGAGACCGCCCTTCTGCGCTGCTTCTCTCAGCCGCTCGGCACGCTGAAGCAGGCCGGTACGGGGTGGTGGCGATACGGACGCGGCTTGCGAACTCGATGTCGGCGCAGCGCTCTGGACCTTTGTTGCTTTATCCAGGAGACCCATCTTCGCTCCTGTATTACTTGAATACGCCCAGCTCTTCGATCACTTTTTTATAAAGATTGAAATATTCGGAGCGGCTGAACTCGCGCACCGTCTCTTCGGGCAACTGGCCGAGCAGATCATCGAGGTATCCGATGACCTTTTTCAGTTCTTCGCGCTTCACGCCCGTTTCAAGCGATAACTCGTCGGCCATTCGTTCGGAACGAGGCTCTTCGTGCAGGGCGACTTCGGGCTCCCCTTCAAGCGCACCTTGATCGATTGCCGTTTCTTCGATTGCAGTGCCTTCAAGAATATCGGCAAGCTCGTCATCGGTCAGAGCGACCGGACCCTCTTCCTCTTCCTGAAAAAAGGAAGGTTGAGCGGCCTCTTCAAGGTCAGAACCGAAAGAGGGCTCTGTGAGTTCTTCGCTTTCAGAGCCCGATTCGTCAAAGCCTTCAAACTCCTGAACGGCCTCCATCTCATCGATATCGTCGGTCAGGACCTCTTCATCGGAGCCAAAAGGAGAAGGGCTGATGGCCAGGTCGTCCGAGACGATATTGGAAAGCTCGTCGGCGGTAAGCGTAATGCTTTCGTCATCATCAGAATCCAGAATGGAAAGCTGCGGCATCTGCACTTCGTCGCCCAGCACCTCGCGTTGCAGCTCTTCGTCCGAGAATTCAAGCGGATCGACGTCTTCCATATCGTGCGCCATCTCGTCGCGCATCGCATGTTCCTCGTCCGCAGGCTCCGCAAGGCCCTGATCTACGTCGCCAAGGATGTTATCGAGCTCGTCTTCAGAAAGAGCCACATCTTCATCGTCAGATTCAGAAAGGTTAACAGAGAGGTCTTCGGCGAGATCGGCAGGCGGTTCAAAATCAAAAGATCCGTCGATTTCGGGAAGTCCACTTTCAATCTCAGCGGTGTCGGCGGCAAAGCCCTGCTCCGAAATGTCGGCAAGATCCATATCAAGGTCATCGGGCAGGACAAGGTCGTCGGATTGTATCGAATCCTCGGGCATCTCAAGATCGAGTTCTTCGAGATCGCCGTAAGAGGCATTATCCGATTCAGGCATGGCGCCGAGTTCAAGATCGTCATCGGTCGATGAGCCGAGATTCATCTCGGTGCCGCCAAAATCCGAAAGCTCCGTCTCCATTTCAAGATCGGCGCCGACGATATCGCTCAATTCATCGGCAGTCAGCGTGACCGGCTCTTCCTCTTCATCAGAGGCAAAGTCACCGGAGGAAAGCCCTTCAGAGGAAAGGTCATCAGAGGAAAGGTCATTTGAGGCCAGCTCAGATCCGAACTCGTTGCTCGATTCGGACATCGGAAAACCGCCCGCATCAAAGGCGTCTTCTACGCTGTACGATGGTTCGCCCGATTGCGACTCGCCCTCTTGCATATCGAGCGTGGACAGATCGCCAAAATCGCTATCGAGAGAAGGAAAATCCGAGGGGAAATCCGACCCCGACTCCAGGCCGACGAGATCAGAGTCCTCGATTGGCGGCAGCTCAAAATCAAGATTGAGCGGCTCAAGGTCGAGATCATCGGCGATATCAGATGATGACGTTTTCTCTTTGGAGTCCATAAATACCCGGATTCATACTTATTTTCGGACGGCAGAAGCCGTGAATCCATCGCTTCTTTTTCAAAAAGGGGAAAAAGAATCATTCGGGTAGAGGCAGATCGTTGCTGGCGGGCGTGATGTACGGGCTTGAAAAAGAGAAAAGGACGGTCTCCCGTCCTTTTCTCGTAACGGCTTCCACCGTTCTTATTTCACAAGAGATAGCTTCGCTCTAACCGACCGCAGCTTTTCAAGCCGCTCCTCGATCTCTTCGTCGCCGGCCGTCTTGCGAGCAAGCAGCGCATCGCGCTCTTTTTCGGCGTCGGAGGCCTTGATCTCCTCGGGCGCCAGAGCGTTATGCGCAAGAACCGTAACCCTGTTACCGGCGACTTCGAGGAAGCCGCCATCCACAAACAGGATCTTTCTCTCGCTTCCCTGATGCACGGTAAGCTTACCGGGTCCAAGGCGGGCAAACATCGTCGCGTGTCCGGGCTGGATTCCGGCCAGTCCGTCAAACAACGGAATCTGTACGGAATCGGCTACGCCCTCAAACATCGATCGGTACGGCGTTACCACGCTGATTTCGAGTTGCTTCGACATCTAAGCCTCCTCAGACGTTGGCGCCCAGAGCTCTTGCGTTCTCGATGACGTTTTCAATCGTTCCCGTCATGTAGAAGGCCTGCTCGGGCAGGTGGTCATAGTTACCCGACAGGATCTCTTTGAACGAACGAATCGTATCGGAAAGTTTCACATAGATACCGGGACGACCGGTAAACTGCTCGGCAACGTGGAACGGCTGAGACAGGAACTTCTCGATCTTACGGGCACGTCCGACAAGGATCTTATCGTCTTCAGAAAGCTCGTCCATACCGAGAATGGCGATAATATCCTGTAAATCCTTGTAACGCTGCAGAACACGCTGAACTTCACGGGCGACGTTGTAATGATCTTCGCCGATGATGCCGGGCTGCAGTGCGCGAGAGGACGAATCAAGCGGGTCAACGGCCGGATAAATGCCCTTCTCAGAGATGGCTCGAGAAAGAACCGTCGTCGCATCAAGGTGAATAAACGCCGTCGCCGGAGCCGGGTCGGTAAGGTCGTCAGCAGGAACGTAAATGGCCTGAACCGACGTAACCGATCCTTTCTTCGTTGAGGTAATACGCTCCTGAAGCTCGCCCATCTCGGTTGCCAGTGTAGGCTGATAACCTACGGCAGAAGGCATACGGCCAAGAAGAGCCGATACTTCAGATCCAGCCTGCGAGAAACGGAAGATGTTATCGACGAAGAGCAGACAGTCGACGCCCATGTTATCACGCAGATACTCGGCCATCGTAAGAGCCGACAGAGCGATACGCAGACGGGCTCCCGGCGGCTCGTTCATCTGGCCGTAGCAAAGAACGGTTTTTGCGATAACGCCCGACTCTTTCATTTCGAGCCAGAGGTCGTTCCCTTCACGGGTACGCTCGCCCACACCGGCGAATACCGAATAACCACCGTGCTCTTTCGCAAGGTTGTTAATCAGCTCCATAATAACGACGGTTTTACCGACGCCCGCACCACCAAAAAGACCGGTTTTACCGCCTTTCGTATAGGGAGCGATAAGGTCGATGACCTTGATGCCCGTTTCGAAGATCTCAGTCTTCGGTTCGAGGTCCACCATGGCCGGAGCTTCACGGTGAATGGGCATACGCTCTTTTACCGTTACGGCAGGACCTTCGTCGACGACTTCGCCAAGAACGTTAAAGATACGTCCCAGTGTGGCTTCACCGACAGGTACGGAGATCGGAGATCCGAGTGCGACGACCTCCTGGCCGCGCACAAGACCATCAGCAGAGGAAAGGGCTACGGCGCGTACACGCTGTCCGCCCAGGTGCTGCTGTACTTCGGCGATCAGCTTCTCTTTTTTACCGAAGCGATCCACGTCCATTTCCAGCGCCTCGAAGATTTCGGGCATACGATCTGTCTCGAAAGAAATGTCGAGAACCGATCCGATCACCTGCGTGATCTTACCTTTAGATGTTGTTTTTTTATCTGACATCGAATGTTCCTCTCTGTGGAATCCTTATTTAATGGCGTCTGCGCCGGCGACGATCTCGGCAAGTTCTTGCGTAATCGCAGCCTGACGTTTCCGGTTGTAGATCCGGGTCAGCGACTTGTTCATATCTCCGGCTGCATCAGATGCGGCCTTCATGGCGATACGGCGGGCGATCTGCTCTGACGTAACGGCCTCAAGCAGCGTCTTATAAAAGACATACTCGGCCATATGTGGAAGCAGCGTTTTCAGGATCTCCTCAGCGGAAGGCTGGAAGAGAACGTTAGCCGTTTTCTTCTCGGTCTCGGCCGACTCATCGGATTTCGTCATCGGGAAGAGCGTGAAATTTTCAGCGCGCTGTACGACGGCCGAGATGTAGCGAGTGGCGATCAACTCGAGACGATCGTATTCTTCGTGAACGAAACCGTGCATGTATTCGTCGGCAAGCGCCCGGGCGTCATGGTACTGAAAGTTATCGTCAAAGTTGGTCCAGCTTTTCGCAACGGGAACCTTAACGAACTTGAAGTAAGCAAGGCCCTTCTTACCGATCACATGCAGATCAAAGGCCGTTCCAGAATCCTGCAACTCTTTGATGCGAGTGCGTGCCAGCTTCAGCAGCTGAGCGTTATACCCGCCGCAGAGCCCGCGGTTCGCCGTCACGATAAGAAGGATCACCTTCTTCGGATTCTCGACCTTCCTCAAAAGAGGAAGGTCCAGTTCGCCCGTGACGCCAGAAAGTGTGTCAAGCAGCTCGATCATCTTGTTGCCGTAAGGCTGCGAGTCGTGCACCTTCACCATCATCTTCCGGGATTTCGCCGCGGAGACCAGTTCCATGGTCTTGGTGATCTTGCGGATGTTCTTTACAGAACCAATCCGCTTTTTAATGATTTTAAGACCGGCCATTCATTTCCTCCGATCAGGCGGATTTCTGCGCCCGTACGTCGGCGGAGCGGTTGTTCAGGAAGGCATCAACGAATTCTTTGATGACGGCTTCCAGTTCCTTTTCGTTCTCGATAACCTTCTTCTCACGAATACCTTTACCGAACTCGGCATGGCTTTCGCTCATATATTTCAGGAGCTCTTTCTCGAAACGACGGCACTGGTCGACAGGCACCTTATCCATCAGACCGCGAGTTACGGCGAAGATGGCGATTACCTGATCTTCCGTGGAATACGGCTGCGATTCATCCTGCTTCAGCATCTCCATCGTTCTATAGCCACGATCCAGCTGAGCCTGGGTGATCGGATCAAGTTCCGTTCCGAGCATGGCGAAGGCTTCAAGGGCCTTGAACTGCGACTGATCGGTGCGAAGACGGCCGGCAACGGATTTCATCGCCTTGGTCTGAGCGTTACCACCCACACGAGATACCGAGATACCGACGTCAATAGCCGGACGCTGTCCCGAAGCGAAGAGGTTCGGCTGCAGGTAGATCTGGCCGTCCGTAATCGAGATCACGTTCGTCGGAATGTAGGCCGAAACCTCGCCTTCCTGCGTTTCAATAATCGGAAGAGCCGTCAGCGATCCGCCTTTATACTTTTCGCTGAGCTTCGCTGCTCGCTCAAGCAGACGGGAGTGCAGATAGAAAACGTCGCCCGGATACGCTTCACGACCCGGCGGACGACGCAGAAGAAGCGACATCTGACGGTAGGCGTTCGCCTGTTTCGTGAGGTCATCATAGATAACGAGCGTATGACGGCCATGCTCATACATGTAGTACTCGGCCATGGCACAGCCCGAATAAGGAGCGATATACTGAAGCGGCGCCGGGTCTGAAGCGGAGGCCGATACGATGATGGTGTAGTCCATACATCCGGCTTCTTTCAGCTTCTCATAAACGGCTGCCACTTTAGAGGCCTTCTGACCGACGGCAACGTAAACACAGATCACGTCTCCGCCTTTCTGGTTCATGATAGCGTCGATGGCGATGGCGGTTTTACCCGTGCCACGGTCGCCAATGATCAGCTCGCGCTGTCCGCGTCCGACGGGAATCATACCGTCGATGGCCTTGATGCCTGTTTGAAGAGGAATCTTCACCGGCTCACGAGCGGCAATACCGGGAGCGATACGCTCAACGGGATAGGTTTTATTCGTATTGATGGGGCCTTTTCCGTCGATGGGCTGACCGAGCGGGTTCACGATGCGACCGAGCATCTCGTCGCCGACCGGAACTTCAAGAATACGTCCGGTGCGCTTAACCTTGAATCCTTCTTGCAGATGCTGATAGTCGCCAAGAACGACCACACCGACCGAGGATTCTTCAAGGTTGAAGGCCAGACCGATCGTACCGTCTTCGAACTCGACCATCTCGTTCGCCATAACGTTATCGAGGCCGTAAACACGGGCGATACCGTCACCTACGGAGAGAAGCTCGCCGACCTCGGCCAGATCAAGCTTCGATTCGAAGCTCTGAATCTCTTTTTTCAGAACGCTTACGATTTCGTCCGTATTAATTTTCATAGTAGTTCTCTCCAAAGATTTTTTTCGTCGTCATCTGCATGCGGATGCTGCGGATCTTTTTCAGAATGCTCACATCAATCTCACGTCCCTCAGAGCGGACTACGATGCCGCCGATGAGAGAGGCATCCACTTCGTAATACACGTGCAGCTTCGACGCAAAGTACTTCTCAAGCGATTTCTCGATAATGCCTCTTGTGGCGTCATCGAGTGCAAAGGCGGTAACGACGGTAACCGATCGTTTGCCCAGTTTGTTATCAACAAGGTATCGATACACCTCGTAGACCTTGTTCAGTTCGGCCAGTCGATTTCGCTGTGCCATCACGCAGAGAAAGTTTACCAGCGTCGTTGACGCTTTCCCGCGCAGGCTTTTTTCAAGCACCTGCACCTTGTTCTCGGCTTTGATGAGCGGACTGTCGAAAAAACTCTGCAGTCTTCCTTCAGCCTGCATCATGGTCACAAGCTCGCCGAACTCGGCGGCCACCGCTTCAAAATCCTTTTCGGTTAAATCAAGCAGGGCCTGTGCGTATATTCCAGGTAATGTTTCAAATATCATGGCTGTCAGTTCCTTGAAATGGATTCAAGGGCTTCCTGCAGTTGCTTCTTATGATCCTCGGCGGTGAGATTGCGTGTGATCACACGTTTGGTAATCTCAACCGAAAGATCAACTGCCTGACGATGGATCTCTTCAAGAGCCGAATCCATAGCCAGCTGGATTTCCTTACGACTTCTCGCCCGGATTTCCTCAGCCTCTTTTCGGGCCTTTTCCAGAATGTCGTTCTTCAAACCTTCGGCGTCTTTACGAGCCTCGTTGATGATCTCCTGAGCTTCCCCTTTCAGGTCGTTCAGTTTATTCTGGTATTGTTGGAACAGGGTGTCGGCTTCGTTACGAAGCTGATTCGCCCGCTCGATATCGTTGTGAATCCTGTCAGCACGATCATCAAGCGCCTTGATGATCGGCTTCCAGGCGAATTTGTTGAGAAGGAGGAGAACCAGCAGGAATGTTACTGTGGTCCAGACTACAAGTCCGGGGTTAACATCCAGAAGTGCGATTCCTCCTTCTGACGCTGCGAGAAACTCAATCATGCTGATCCTCCTTCGCTTCCTCTAAACCTTATTGCGCCTGCTCGACGGCCGGAGCGCTCTTTGCAAACTCGGAGAGCGTTTCTTTGTTGAGCTGACCGCCCATCTGGAACGCAATCACAAGAGCGAAGAGAGCCACACCTTCGATCAGAGCGGCAGAAATAATCATGGCAAGCTGGATGGCTCCAGAAGCCTCGGGTTGACGGCTGATGCCCTGAGCAGCAGAGTCGCCGATTCGTGCGATGCCAAGACCTGCTCCGAGTACCACGAGCCCGATTCCAAGTCCAACGCCAATAAATGCCAGGCTGATCATAGTCGTTGTTTCCTCCTAACCTTATAACCTTTACTTTTTTACTTCTACGTTAAGTGAGTCACATCAGTGACGGTGCATGCTCAGACCGATAAAGATCGAAGAGAGTAGCGTGAAAATGAATGCCTGAAGAAAGGCAACCATCAGTTCGAGCAGATAGATCGCACCCGCACCGAGCATCGACACAGGAACGAGGCCCCATGATCTATACTGGAAGATGAAACCGAGCAGAACCAGGATGATAACGTGTCCGGCCGTCATGTTCGCAAGAAGACGGATCATCAGAGCGAAGCCTTTAGCCAGCGGCCCGATGATGAATTCTATGGGCCACATGATCGGGAAGAGCCACCACGGAACTCCGCCCGGAACGGCATGCCATACGTACTGCACGCCCTGATATTTGAAACCGGCGGCGTAGATCATGACAACGGTCATCGCAGCCATCGTGAACGTGACGGCGATATCGCCCGTTACGGTAATGCCTGGCCAGATCGCAAGAAGAGGCGAAGGCAGCTCGCCAGGAGCGGCATGATGAGCGATAGAATGGCCCGTTACGAGGTTCTTCGTAATGTCGATGATCTCGCCGATAGGCGGGAACAGACCGAGAATGTTCGAAAAGAGAATGAAGAAGAAGGCCGTGATTACATAAGCAAGGAAGCCCTGCGACGGATGATGCATGTTCGCCTCGGCGATATCATGCCGCACATAGTTCACGAGCACCTCGACCACGCCGGCGAAGCGACCCTGAATCTTCGAATAATCACGAGCGATCTTGCGTGCGCCTGCGATAAAGACGACAAGCATGAGGATCGAAACCACCCACATCATAGCGACGCGCTTCGTGATGTGCAGCGGCAGACCGCCCTGCCACTTATAGAGGCCCTGCTCGTCCTTAAAGACGTAGCGACGGTAGGGGTCGTTCTCGAAGGCCGGATCGCCCGGACGAACCTTCTCGCCACCGATGTTCAGCTCGAAAATCGGCGAATCCATCAGGTGGTGAACAAGGACTTCTTCAAGATTGAATTCCGAAGATGCATGCTCGGCATGGTCTTCGGCGGCCAGATGACCGGAAAGGAAAAACAGTAAAAGAACTAAACTAATTTTTCTCATGGCTCTGATGCTGATTTTTTGCAACTGATCAGGGTGGCAAGCTGAAAAACGAAAAAGGATGCCATGTGCATCAAAAAAACATAAACAGGTTTATAAAGTTTCTCATCTTTCCAGTAGAAGAGCACCGCTGCCGTCGCTGCAAATCGCAGAAGCACGCCGGCATGCACGGCATTCAACGCTCTGAGTCCGACCTTCACACGTTCGTCATGCGTGCGATCGCGCCTCTGTTCTTCAATATGCTGCATCCATAAAAAGGCCCAG
This region of Leptonema illini DSM 21528 genomic DNA includes:
- the atpC gene encoding ATP synthase F1 subunit epsilon translates to MSKQLEISVVTPYRSMFEGVADSVQIPLFDGLAGIQPGHATMFARLGPGKLTVHQGSERKILFVDGGFLEVAGNRVTVLAHNALAPEEIKASDAEKERDALLARKTAGDEEIEERLEKLRSVRAKLSLVK
- the atpD gene encoding F0F1 ATP synthase subunit beta; translated protein: MSDKKTTSKGKITQVIGSVLDISFETDRMPEIFEALEMDVDRFGKKEKLIAEVQQHLGGQRVRAVALSSADGLVRGQEVVALGSPISVPVGEATLGRIFNVLGEVVDEGPAVTVKERMPIHREAPAMVDLEPKTEIFETGIKVIDLIAPYTKGGKTGLFGGAGVGKTVVIMELINNLAKEHGGYSVFAGVGERTREGNDLWLEMKESGVIAKTVLCYGQMNEPPGARLRIALSALTMAEYLRDNMGVDCLLFVDNIFRFSQAGSEVSALLGRMPSAVGYQPTLATEMGELQERITSTKKGSVTSVQAIYVPADDLTDPAPATAFIHLDATTVLSRAISEKGIYPAVDPLDSSSRALQPGIIGEDHYNVAREVQRVLQRYKDLQDIIAILGMDELSEDDKILVGRARKIEKFLSQPFHVAEQFTGRPGIYVKLSDTIRSFKEILSGNYDHLPEQAFYMTGTIENVIENARALGANV
- the atpG gene encoding ATP synthase F1 subunit gamma; translation: MAGLKIIKKRIGSVKNIRKITKTMELVSAAKSRKMMVKVHDSQPYGNKMIELLDTLSGVTGELDLPLLRKVENPKKVILLIVTANRGLCGGYNAQLLKLARTRIKELQDSGTAFDLHVIGKKGLAYFKFVKVPVAKSWTNFDDNFQYHDARALADEYMHGFVHEEYDRLELIATRYISAVVQRAENFTLFPMTKSDESAETEKKTANVLFQPSAEEILKTLLPHMAEYVFYKTLLEAVTSEQIARRIAMKAASDAAGDMNKSLTRIYNRKRQAAITQELAEIVAGADAIK
- the atpA gene encoding F0F1 ATP synthase subunit alpha, with the translated sequence MKINTDEIVSVLKKEIQSFESKLDLAEVGELLSVGDGIARVYGLDNVMANEMVEFEDGTIGLAFNLEESSVGVVVLGDYQHLQEGFKVKRTGRILEVPVGDEMLGRIVNPLGQPIDGKGPINTNKTYPVERIAPGIAAREPVKIPLQTGIKAIDGMIPVGRGQRELIIGDRGTGKTAIAIDAIMNQKGGDVICVYVAVGQKASKVAAVYEKLKEAGCMDYTIIVSASASDPAPLQYIAPYSGCAMAEYYMYEHGRHTLVIYDDLTKQANAYRQMSLLLRRPPGREAYPGDVFYLHSRLLERAAKLSEKYKGGSLTALPIIETQEGEVSAYIPTNVISITDGQIYLQPNLFASGQRPAIDVGISVSRVGGNAQTKAMKSVAGRLRTDQSQFKALEAFAMLGTELDPITQAQLDRGYRTMEMLKQDESQPYSTEDQVIAIFAVTRGLMDKVPVDQCRRFEKELLKYMSESHAEFGKGIREKKVIENEKELEAVIKEFVDAFLNNRSADVRAQKSA
- the atpH gene encoding ATP synthase F1 subunit delta; its protein translation is MIFETLPGIYAQALLDLTEKDFEAVAAEFGELVTMMQAEGRLQSFFDSPLIKAENKVQVLEKSLRGKASTTLVNFLCVMAQRNRLAELNKVYEVYRYLVDNKLGKRSVTVVTAFALDDATRGIIEKSLEKYFASKLHVYYEVDASLIGGIVVRSEGREIDVSILKKIRSIRMQMTTKKIFGENYYEN
- the atpF gene encoding F0F1 ATP synthase subunit B, producing the protein MIEFLAASEGGIALLDVNPGLVVWTTVTFLLVLLLLNKFAWKPIIKALDDRADRIHNDIERANQLRNEADTLFQQYQNKLNDLKGEAQEIINEARKDAEGLKNDILEKARKEAEEIRARSRKEIQLAMDSALEEIHRQAVDLSVEITKRVITRNLTAEDHKKQLQEALESISRN
- a CDS encoding ATP synthase F0 subunit C, which codes for MISLAFIGVGLGIGLVVLGAGLGIARIGDSAAQGISRQPEASGAIQLAMIISAALIEGVALFALVIAFQMGGQLNKETLSEFAKSAPAVEQAQ
- the atpB gene encoding F0F1 ATP synthase subunit A translates to MRKISLVLLLFFLSGHLAAEDHAEHASSEFNLEEVLVHHLMDSPIFELNIGGEKVRPGDPAFENDPYRRYVFKDEQGLYKWQGGLPLHITKRVAMMWVVSILMLVVFIAGARKIARDYSKIQGRFAGVVEVLVNYVRHDIAEANMHHPSQGFLAYVITAFFFILFSNILGLFPPIGEIIDITKNLVTGHSIAHHAAPGELPSPLLAIWPGITVTGDIAVTFTMAAMTVVMIYAAGFKYQGVQYVWHAVPGGVPWWLFPIMWPIEFIIGPLAKGFALMIRLLANMTAGHVIILVLLGFIFQYRSWGLVPVSMLGAGAIYLLELMVAFLQAFIFTLLSSIFIGLSMHRH